The following nucleotide sequence is from Sander lucioperca isolate FBNREF2018 chromosome 19, SLUC_FBN_1.2, whole genome shotgun sequence.
GGTTTATGTTGTGAATTCTCTATCAACAGTCATAATTTTTAAACAGAACTACGACACTGACCCATGGCCTTTGGAGaggaaaatggagagaaaagcaGGGCCAGTTGAAATTTAAACCACCTCTGTAATAGCAGCAGATTCATCTGAGGACATACAGTAACATGGTAACATGATCTTGTTATGGCGAGATACCAGCGTGTGAGAACGATGGGTGGTGTTACAGCCATTTGGATTACCAATCAGGCAAGTGAAATCAAGAGGCCCTTTGATTGGTCCAAAGTAAGGAGGATTTTCTGCAGCACTCTAACAACATCTGGTTGGAAGGGGACAGCGGTGGTGagtgaagagaaagaaaaggattgAAAGGGGAGAGTAGAGGAGAGTGCTAAACTCATACATGGAAGAGAGACGAGCCAAAGCCAGAACAGGGTGTCATTATGACATGTGTAATCGACACGCTCTGGCTCTGCCCCTGTGTTTTCTAGTGAAGCCCCAGAGCTCTATCACAGCTGAGGGCTGGCTCTCATATTCACAGCGCCTTATAGTCTGCCTGACAATCACCTCTGTCTCTACAGTGACCTCAGAAACATGTCTGCACTGCCTCACCATTCATACTGCAAGAAGCACATGACTTTGGGGTCACACTTAATCAACCTCACTtgatctgtctctctatctgggTGTCAGGTTGGACAGACCATCTCATAACCTCAATGTCAAGGTTTGATTTAGCATGAGCCATCTGTGCTTCACTTCTACCTTCTCATACATTGTAATCTGCtctggataaaagcatcagctaattggtaaaaatgtagaaatccctccctccctcttaaACAGACACCTACTCTATACATATCTTGGCAAAACTGACCCTACAAAACAGGCTGCCATGCAAACAAAGCATTGTGACTTTCAGATTGTGGTGAAGTGATTACCTTTCAAAGTGACTCTCACTGCCTGTGCCCTCCACCTCCTTCCCCTGTTGTAACCTTAGAGCCCAGAGGAGTGCCAGGTTACTGGGATTCTCTCTCTTTGGCGCCATGCTGTTTAGTGACCATGCGCATACTGAGAGACCTGTGATTAAGCTtgcctcgtgtgtgtgtgtgtgtgtgtgtgtgtgtgtgtgtgtttgtggacaTTTTGCAATCCATAGTGAAATGACATTTAAACATAATTACTGGTTTTTAATTTAACCAACACAGAATACCATGTGGGTGGGGTTTGCCACACAGAACAATGCAATAGGATTTAGTTAGCTTATGCAAATACAGTTAACTTGGTATACTCTTAAATGTACCTGAAATGCAGTAAATCCAACCCATGGGCTGCTTGGGGTATATCAGATAGAACAGCTAGTGAAAGCAATGCTGTCTATACTTTGCCTTGTAATATAATCTCTCACCTCCATCCTCTACTTATTCTGATCACGGATTCGTAGGCATCGCCTCTTTAGAGCTGGCTCCATCTCTCCAGCACTGGGCATATTAGCAGGGCTCCGCAGGCTACCCTTGTCCCTGAGTTTGGGCAAGAGCAGCGGGGTGGTGGTCCCCCCTGTCTTTGGCGCTGTGGGTAGGGCATAGGCATGGTCCTCATCAGGAACATGGGGGTCCTCTCCTACCTCCCCGACTACTGCTAAGGGCTCTTCTGACTGATTGACTGGGCCCTCAACTCGAATTGCGCCAACAACAGAGCACTTGTTTTCTTTTATGGCCTCGAGCTCACTGAGCACAGGGTCAGGGGGTGGTGCTGGTACTCTCTGGGGTAGGGAGGAGTCAGGACTGGCAGGTATGGATGAGGAAGACATCCCATTTGGACTGTGGTCCTGAGATTTCAGGGTAGGGGATGTGGCATCATATGGATGGCTGCTCCCTGTGGGGCTGGGTGGGGTGTGTGAAGGTGGAGTGTGGGAGTCCTGGCGGTGGTAGACAGTGTCATGTGAAGGGGACTGTAGTAGAGGAGGGGTGGGTCTGATGATGTCGTGGAGCCCTGATCTGGTACCCTGCCCAGTTCCTGACTCTCCCAGCCCTGATAGGTCCATCACTCCATTGGCACTGGGTTTCACTTGGGTCCTTTGGAAAACCCTTTGGATGACTTGTCGCTCTGACTGTTGCTGCTTATAGTCTGTCAGCCCCTCTGACCCTGAGGCTGAGCAGGGGGATTCACTGTACTGTGCTCTGGGGGAGGATGCTCCACTGTGGGGTGTGGATGTTGGGGATGGGAATGGCTTCTCTGATTTAACCCAATCTGTGTTGGGGACACTTGGTGAGGGGAGACCTTGAGTCAAGGTTCCACCCAATTTGTTGGCAACCAATCTGCTGTCCCCTTCAGGGATCCCTTGAGATGGTGGCCCAGTAGCCCTGGATCTACCCCTGTCTACCCCCTCTGGCACAGACTGGATAACACCACTGTGACTTGGAGTTTCTACGGTTGCCTTAGAAGGGACTGGAATGAGGATAGGAATGGGTATGGGGACAGGTAGGGGAACAATAATGGGATAAGGCACCAAGATAGTAGGATGGGGCAGAAGAGGGCTAAAGGAAGGAATACCATAGTTCATCATGGGAGGCATTGGGACAGGACCTCTTGGCATCATGTTCAGAGGAGGCGAGTGCAAACCAGGGAAGTAGGCTCCTGGAAAGGGATGCATCAGTCCAGGGGGATTCATGGAAGAGTTCGGGTGCTGCAGGTGAGGAGAGTGAGGGGGTCTGTGGATAGGGCTTGAAGGGGGGCCTGGGTGCCTGGGGGGGTTGGTAAGGGGGCTTTTCAGGCCCTGAGCATGAAGAGGAGGCCTGATGAAGGTCATTGGGATGTGAGGTACCGGCTGATGTTCCAGAGGGGGACGAGGATGAGGTGGAGGATGAAGGGGAGCAGGGTGGGGTGACATAGCTGGGGGAGGAGGCTGGATGGGTCTCTCCAGGTTCCTCATCCCAGATACAGGGATCTTGGAATTAGAAGAGGATGCCTCTGAGGGGGACATGGAGGTGGATTCCGCTGATCCATGGATTGGCGTAGGCCCTCTAGGGGAAATGTTTCTGTGACGAGCTTCTcctgcactgctgctgctgctccaagaCTCAGGAGTGAGTAGCTTTTGCCCGGCCACAACGGTCTCCGTCCTCCCCTCCTGGCTGGTTGTGCTTGGGCTGGAGCTGGTGAGAGCTGCACGGGCTTCTCGGTAGAAAACATCCATCTTGTACTGATTCAGACACTTGGTGCTGCAGAACTGGAGTCGTTCCTCGCCAGATCCAAAGTCCAGGTATTCTTTAGTGTGACGGACATGCTTGCACCAATCACATACCTGTGGCACAGGGGAGAGAGACTGTGGAGGGTCATTGAAGTGACAGATCCTAGCTAAAAGCTTTGTAAAAATATAGAGTAATGGGAGAAAGAAGAATGCAAGTTACATGTGTATAAAACTGTTTATAAGTTGTAAATTCATCTAATTTTATAACATATTCATAATAATACTTTACACTGGAAAACAAAAGATACATTGATAGTGTCCTCTTACTCTGACATTGCTGTTTATCTTTAACAACAGTCTAGGCGAGTCCTCTGTATGGGGGTGCTGAGGGGATCTCTCACAGTGGAGGTCTTCGTCTCTGGCCTGACAGGGTAAAATCACAGTGTGACACACATGATATGAACCACTGTAACGCAGTTTGTCAGACCTGAGTTCAACCTACTTTTGATGGATCATTTCTCAAATCCATGATGATGTAACTGCAGCTGTTTAAAATCACAATGCTACACTGGAATAATTCTGTGGTCATTAAACCAAATTTGAGCTTCTACATAACAAGTGCAGAAAATAGCTTCGAATAAATCGCAATGTCATCAAGGTTAGAAGAAGTTTGAACTTCATGCATGGCATTTGCAGGAAACCACTGTGTTGTGAAACAGATACGATTCGACAACCAAGTAGGGAGAAAAGGCAGGTGATGTATTGTCATATTATTAATGGCCTTGCCAGTTTTAATATAGGAAATTCCTCTTGATTCATGTAAGCTGATCTGCTGCTGATCTGAGTGCTCCCCCATCTCTGTAACCCATTGAGTCGTGTTGAGTTACGAAACATGAGGCAGCTGAGGGTAAGGTATGCACAGAAAGTGGACACCTCACCCCAGGCCTCCTGGCCTTCCTCTCAGACAAGCAGTGACAAGCCAACGGCAATGCTTTCCTCTCCGCCTCCGAAAAACTAGAGGGCTTGTTGCACACAGTCTGTTCAGCCCTCCTTTTTGTCTCTGTTGTCGAGTGAATAAACCTGCCACAGTATAAACAACAGTGAGGGTGAAAGGCGATATAGCTGCTTGTCACACCGCACCTCTAAAAAGGGTATATCCATGTCATAATGGAAGGTGAAAAATCACGGCAATGTGCATCAGAGCGGTTCTTCATAGTTGTAGCTTTCCTGTCCTCCAGAGCAAAGCCACTTAATGGCTGGCCCCTTCTCCATTAACGCGAAACTGATACTAAGTGTCCTCTACAAACTTTGACCTCCCTGCCACCATTCCTATACTAGGTCC
It contains:
- the LOC116066165 gene encoding sine oculis-binding protein homolog isoform X4, which gives rise to MPEMEKGRPPENKRSRKPAHPVKREINQEMKTFAESTMNELLGWYGYDKVDLRDSEANEIRNYRERRQHVSVLKENSLPKSKSLDTKVSHSVLAMKSGERVSSVPSSSSSSSSTSSTLTTPKEHTSAPVIVPLIKPSAVEDVQNVQIVCVWCQKEGVKRYSLCMGSELKSFCSEKCFAACRRAYFKRNKARDEDLHCERSPQHPHTEDSPRLLLKINSNVRVCDWCKHVRHTKEYLDFGSGEERLQFCSTKCLNQYKMDVFYREARAALTSSSPSTTSQEGRTETVVAGQKLLTPESWSSSSSAGEARHRNISPRGPTPIHGSAESTSMSPSEASSSNSKIPVSGMRNLERPIQPPPPAMSPHPAPLHPPPHPRPPLEHQPVPHIPMTFIRPPLHAQGLKSPLTNPPRHPGPPSSPIHRPPHSPHLQHPNSSMNPPGLMHPFPGAYFPGLHSPPLNMMPRGPVPMPPMMNYGIPSFSPLLPHPTILVPYPIIVPLPVPIPIPILIPVPSKATVETPSHSGVIQSVPEGVDRGRSRATGPPSQGIPEGDSRLVANKLGGTLTQGLPSPSVPNTDWVKSEKPFPSPTSTPHSGASSPRAQYSESPCSASGSEGLTDYKQQQSERQVIQRVFQRTQVKPSANGVMDLSGLGESGTGQGTRSGLHDIIRPTPPLLQSPSHDTVYHRQDSHTPPSHTPPSPTGSSHPYDATSPTLKSQDHSPNGMSSSSIPASPDSSLPQRVPAPPPDPVLSELEAIKENKCSVVGAIRVEGPVNQSEEPLAVVGEVGEDPHVPDEDHAYALPTAPKTGGTTTPLLLPKLRDKGSLRSPANMPSAGEMEPALKRRCLRIRDQNK
- the LOC116066165 gene encoding sine oculis-binding protein homolog isoform X2 translates to MPEMEKGRPPENKRSRKPAHPVKREINQEMKTFAESTMNELLGWYGYDKVDLRDSEANEIRNYRERRQHVSVLKENSLPKSKSLDTKVSHSVLAMKSGERVSSVPSSSSSSSSTSSTLTTPKEHTSAPVIVPLIKPSAVEDVQNVQIVCVWCQKEGVKRYSLCMGSELKSFCSEKCFAACRRAYFKRNKARDEDLHCERSPQHPHTEDSPRLLLKINSNVRSLSPVPQVCDWCKHVRHTKEYLDFGSGEERLQFCSTKCLNQYKMDVFYREARAALTSSSPSTTSQEGRTETVVAGQKLLTPESWSSSSSAGEARHRNISPRGPTPIHGSAESTSMSPSEASSSNSKIPVSGMRNLERPIQPPPPAMSPHPAPLHPPPHPRPPLEHQPVPHIPMTFIRPPLHAQGLKSPLTNPPRHPGPPSSPIHRPPHSPHLQHPNSSMNPPGLMHPFPGAYFPGLHSPPLNMMPRGPVPMPPMMNYGIPSFSPLLPHPTILVPYPIIVPLPVPIPIPILIPVPSKATVETPSHSGVIQSVPEGVDRGRSRATGPPSQGIPEGDSRLVANKLGGTLTQGLPSPSVPNTDWVKSEKPFPSPTSTPHSGASSPRAQYSESPCSASGSEGLTDYKQQQSERQVIQRVFQRTQVKPSANGVMDLSGLGESGTGQGTRSGLHDIIRPTPPLLQSPSHDTVYHRQDSHTPPSHTPPSPTGSSHPYDATSPTLKSQDHSPNGMSSSSIPASPDSSLPQRVPAPPPDPVLSELEAIKENKCSVVGAIRVEGPVNQSEEPLAVVGEVGEDPHVPDEDHAYALPTAPKTGGTTTPLLLPKLRDKGSLRSPANMPSAGEMEPALKRRCLRIRDQNK
- the LOC116066165 gene encoding sine oculis-binding protein homolog isoform X3; the protein is MPEMEKGRPPENKRSRKPAHPVKREINQEMKVRTFAESTMNELLGWYGYDKVDLRDSEANEIRNYRERRQHVSVLKENSLPKSKSLDTKVSHSVLAMKSGERVSSVPSSSSSSSSTSSTLTTPKEHTSAPVIVPLIKPSAVEDVQNVQIVCVWCQKEGVKRYSLCMGSELKSFCSEKCFAACRRAYFKRNKARDEDLHCERSPQHPHTEDSPRLLLKINSNVRVCDWCKHVRHTKEYLDFGSGEERLQFCSTKCLNQYKMDVFYREARAALTSSSPSTTSQEGRTETVVAGQKLLTPESWSSSSSAGEARHRNISPRGPTPIHGSAESTSMSPSEASSSNSKIPVSGMRNLERPIQPPPPAMSPHPAPLHPPPHPRPPLEHQPVPHIPMTFIRPPLHAQGLKSPLTNPPRHPGPPSSPIHRPPHSPHLQHPNSSMNPPGLMHPFPGAYFPGLHSPPLNMMPRGPVPMPPMMNYGIPSFSPLLPHPTILVPYPIIVPLPVPIPIPILIPVPSKATVETPSHSGVIQSVPEGVDRGRSRATGPPSQGIPEGDSRLVANKLGGTLTQGLPSPSVPNTDWVKSEKPFPSPTSTPHSGASSPRAQYSESPCSASGSEGLTDYKQQQSERQVIQRVFQRTQVKPSANGVMDLSGLGESGTGQGTRSGLHDIIRPTPPLLQSPSHDTVYHRQDSHTPPSHTPPSPTGSSHPYDATSPTLKSQDHSPNGMSSSSIPASPDSSLPQRVPAPPPDPVLSELEAIKENKCSVVGAIRVEGPVNQSEEPLAVVGEVGEDPHVPDEDHAYALPTAPKTGGTTTPLLLPKLRDKGSLRSPANMPSAGEMEPALKRRCLRIRDQNK
- the LOC116066165 gene encoding sine oculis-binding protein homolog isoform X1, giving the protein MPEMEKGRPPENKRSRKPAHPVKREINQEMKVRTFAESTMNELLGWYGYDKVDLRDSEANEIRNYRERRQHVSVLKENSLPKSKSLDTKVSHSVLAMKSGERVSSVPSSSSSSSSTSSTLTTPKEHTSAPVIVPLIKPSAVEDVQNVQIVCVWCQKEGVKRYSLCMGSELKSFCSEKCFAACRRAYFKRNKARDEDLHCERSPQHPHTEDSPRLLLKINSNVRSLSPVPQVCDWCKHVRHTKEYLDFGSGEERLQFCSTKCLNQYKMDVFYREARAALTSSSPSTTSQEGRTETVVAGQKLLTPESWSSSSSAGEARHRNISPRGPTPIHGSAESTSMSPSEASSSNSKIPVSGMRNLERPIQPPPPAMSPHPAPLHPPPHPRPPLEHQPVPHIPMTFIRPPLHAQGLKSPLTNPPRHPGPPSSPIHRPPHSPHLQHPNSSMNPPGLMHPFPGAYFPGLHSPPLNMMPRGPVPMPPMMNYGIPSFSPLLPHPTILVPYPIIVPLPVPIPIPILIPVPSKATVETPSHSGVIQSVPEGVDRGRSRATGPPSQGIPEGDSRLVANKLGGTLTQGLPSPSVPNTDWVKSEKPFPSPTSTPHSGASSPRAQYSESPCSASGSEGLTDYKQQQSERQVIQRVFQRTQVKPSANGVMDLSGLGESGTGQGTRSGLHDIIRPTPPLLQSPSHDTVYHRQDSHTPPSHTPPSPTGSSHPYDATSPTLKSQDHSPNGMSSSSIPASPDSSLPQRVPAPPPDPVLSELEAIKENKCSVVGAIRVEGPVNQSEEPLAVVGEVGEDPHVPDEDHAYALPTAPKTGGTTTPLLLPKLRDKGSLRSPANMPSAGEMEPALKRRCLRIRDQNK